The following proteins are co-located in the Oncorhynchus clarkii lewisi isolate Uvic-CL-2024 chromosome 30, UVic_Ocla_1.0, whole genome shotgun sequence genome:
- the LOC139390111 gene encoding transcription factor ATOH1-like, whose amino-acid sequence MDVISVEEWSKGAKMCEVQHSKMERGEQSEYPSSLALMDSSDPRAWLAPMQSGTCAAHADYLLHSPSSSLEGGFPTSGHSPNFRKSSNSPLKVRDLCRLKGSVSAEEGRQRAPSNPGNVVQKVRRQAANARERRRMHGLNHAFDELRSVIPAFDNDKKLSKYDTLQMAQIYINALADLLQGPGVDSPKCDLLSATESPRGSSASASTCQRDAGTGLPVQLNGIPFPVEDCSFSTLMEQEMRSPSGTPSSSSESRKDSLQSNRSDGEFSPHSHFSDSDEMQMELLSEDELSELKLSSLHKY is encoded by the coding sequence atggatgttATCAGTGTTGAGGAATGGAGCAAAGGCGCAAAGATGTGCGAGGTGCAGCACTCAAAAATGGAGAGGGGGGAGCAGAGCGAGTACCCATCAAGTCTGGCACTCATGGACAGCAGTGACCCACGCGCCTGGCTGGCTCCCATGCAGTCTGGCACCTGTGCGGCACACGCCGACTACCTGCTGCACTCGCCCAGCTCCAGCTTGGAAGGCGGGTTCCCCACATCCGGCCACAGCCCAAATTTTAGAAAGAGTTCCAATAGTCCGCTCAAAGTGCGGGACTTGTGTCGGCTAAAGGGATCGGTAAGCGCCGAGGAGGGCAGACAGAGAGCTCCATCCAATCCCGGTAACGTTGTGCAGAAGGTGAGGCGCCAGGCAGCCAACGCGCGGGAGAGGAGACGGATGCATGGCTTGAACCATGCCTTTGACGAGCTGCGCAGTGTCATCCCTGCTTTCGACAATGACAAAAAGCTTTCCAAATACGATACCCTGCAGATGGCCCAGATCTACATCAACGCGTTGGCGGACCTGCTCCAGGGTCCCGGTGTGGACTCGCCAAAGTGTGACCTGTTGTCCGCCACGGAGAGTCCCCGGGGATCCTCCGCCTCCGCCTCCACCTGCCAAAGGGACGCAGGCACTGGGCTACCGGTCCAGCTTAACGGGATCCCATTCCCAGTCGAAGACTGCTCGTTCTCTACTTTGATGGAGCAAGAAATGCGGTCTCCCTCGGGGACACCCAGTTCCAGCTCTGAGAGCAGAAAGGACTCCCTCCAGTCGAACCGCAGTGACGGCGAGTTCTCCCCGCACTCCCATTTCAGTGACTCGGATGAGATGCAGATGGAGCTCCTGAGCGAAGATGAGCTCTCTGAACTTAAGCTTTCCAGCCTTCACAAATATTGA